AATCTGGATATAGCAGAATATCCGAACTTTGATGAATGGCCATGAGAAGTAGATATTTTAGTGTTTCTGGTGTAGTTCTTATTGGACGATGCAGGCACACTTTCATCATTAACCGTTTTACTTTTATGAAAGTGAGAAAATCTTCGAACTCGTGACGATGAATTTTGTTCAGTTGAtgaatttttatatgaaaaaaatgaattaacCTTTTCAGCCCTACTACTGCCTTTGGGCGTGAGAGCATTCTGTGTTGAGGAAATACTTTCTTGTATGTTTATCTGATTTTCTACAGAAAGTGGTTGAGCAGATGGTGGCATTCTTTGAGGGCATGACACTGTTTGAAGAGATAAAACTTTTGTAGAAGATGGCTCTCTATCAAGAAGTGAGACTGGTGAAGGTGAAGCTAGTAAGAAAGACTCTGTTTCAAGAGATGGCACTGAAGAGGATGACGCTTTTTGAGAAAATAACATTGGAGAGGGTGGCACTGTTAGAGAAGATGGCAGTTTTTGAACAAATGAGACTGGAGAAGGTGGCACTACTGAGGAAGTGTTTGTTTGAAAAGATGGTACTGAAGAGAACGACACTGCTTTACGTGATAACTTCAAAGGCCTAAAGTTGGTGTTGTCATATTTCGTGTTTATTAGACAGTCAATCGATGATACAGTTTTGGTGGCCTCCGTCTCCTTTCGGCAGTTGTTGATATtggtgaaaacaaaatgtttgccATGATAACATGTTTGAGACCCTGTGAGTTGCTTGTTGATAGATGGATAATTTATACTTGTTTTGGGAAAGTCCAACAAGTTATCATAAGATGCCTGTTTAGTGGTCTGAAAATATTCTTCATTTGATTGAACACATTGAGGCTTAGTTTCAATAACACTTCTTTCAGCAAATGTTAGGATTTTCTCGGACATTGGAATAACTACttgtgagtttgttttattattttgtgaaagttGATTATATAAAGTCTTTTGTGTTTTAGATTGCCACTGATTTTTATTGCTTAATTTATCGTTAGAATAATTTATCATATTGGGAGAGGACAAATATTCTCTGTAATCTCCCTCATACAGATCTTTTATCTTTCTCTCCCTGTTTCCATCAGATAAACTACAAGGGCCAGAATACTTACGGTAACTTTGCACGACATTAGGAACACGAAGGAAGTTCCTATAATCATTAGAAGCAGGAACAAAACTAGAAGAATTTGAACGATTGGGTCGACAAAGTTCACTTTCAGAGAAGCTATCGTGTAAGACAAATATATTCTTGTCCCGCCTACTACGAGATGAGTGGATAAAATGGATTTTACTGCCAAATGGTTGGTTATTTATCCGAGTACTGACAGCGGGAAAGACAGAAGTCCTTGTACTCAGTTCCGATCTgcaagtag
This sequence is a window from Tachypleus tridentatus isolate NWPU-2018 chromosome 5, ASM421037v1, whole genome shotgun sequence. Protein-coding genes within it:
- the LOC143251045 gene encoding uncharacterized protein LOC143251045 isoform X2, translated to MAVAQRCKTDSCFSRSPVNSLRYYDHITHDLSSSVSSLVSLNSTLSLRMSRSSPSLSVFKGEVLDKAVECTDFDKHDIKTILKVRKEALEEVLKSRTEELKLLCLREGEMTGEVPPDFPLTGSEAPPTFKRRIRTSFALNNRLIENFRANNEEDLTKLELECEIQNNITMAVLKLASDKTVNRSVRKQRKAAHERALLKIPRVSSVSTISPTGLHVSVTANPSSVPSSPEIHRQSSRESRRKNGVFLPGRSFQTSVSGQRKMSLFSLPEQCCKSKSINLVSSCSHLDVQQFSEMHSCNSQPSYSESGDILSTNTNEPCYRSELSTRTSVFPAVSTRINNQPFGSKIHFIHSSRSRRDKNIFVLHDSFSESELCRPNRSNSSSFVPASNDYRNFLRVPNVVQSYRKYSGPCSLSDGNRERKIKDLYEGDYREYLSSPNMINYSNDKLSNKNQWQSKTQKTLYNQLSQNNKTNSQVVIPMSEKILTFAERSVIETKPQCVQSNEEYFQTTKQASYDNLLDFPKTSINYPSINKQLTGSQTCYHGKHFVFTNINNCRKETEATKTVSSIDCLINTKYDNTNFRPLKLSRKAVSFSSVPSFQTNTSSVVPPSPVSFVQKLPSSLTVPPSPMLFSQKASSSSVPSLETESFLLASPSPVSLLDREPSSTKVLSLQTVSCPQRMPPSAQPLSVENQINIQESISSTQNALTPKGSSRAEKVNSFFSYKNSSTEQNSSSRVRRFSHFHKSKTVNDESVPASSNKNYTRNTKISTSHGHSSKFGYSAISRFFSLTKFRSNSNLEKTKMAATHPIRYSSVNETELFKCSKPSNFGISNLCDSSSKPQHSDSCSTSVGKREINEMRQTLKTPKIIIYVPEEETTE
- the LOC143251045 gene encoding uncharacterized protein LOC143251045 isoform X3, with amino-acid sequence MTGEVPPDFPLTGSEAPPTFKRRIRTSFALNNRLIENFRANNEEDLTKLELECEIQNNITMAVLKLASDKTVNRSVRKQRKAAHERALLKLKDLQQKLSVLKRQSQVVNVDKSSEEGETVSLKKEDNGLLYISSEQSTEHETGNLIHEDCPIPRVSSVSTISPTGLHVSVTANPSSVPSSPEIHRQSSRESRRKNGVFLPGRSFQTSVSGQRKMSLFSLPEQCCKSKSINLVSSCSHLDVQQFSEMHSCNSQPSYSESGDILSTNTNEPCYRSELSTRTSVFPAVSTRINNQPFGSKIHFIHSSRSRRDKNIFVLHDSFSESELCRPNRSNSSSFVPASNDYRNFLRVPNVVQSYRKYSGPCSLSDGNRERKIKDLYEGDYREYLSSPNMINYSNDKLSNKNQWQSKTQKTLYNQLSQNNKTNSQVVIPMSEKILTFAERSVIETKPQCVQSNEEYFQTTKQASYDNLLDFPKTSINYPSINKQLTGSQTCYHGKHFVFTNINNCRKETEATKTVSSIDCLINTKYDNTNFRPLKLSRKAVSFSSVPSFQTNTSSVVPPSPVSFVQKLPSSLTVPPSPMLFSQKASSSSVPSLETESFLLASPSPVSLLDREPSSTKVLSLQTVSCPQRMPPSAQPLSVENQINIQESISSTQNALTPKGSSRAEKVNSFFSYKNSSTEQNSSSRVRRFSHFHKSKTVNDESVPASSNKNYTRNTKISTSHGHSSKFGYSAISRFFSLTKFRSNSNLEKTKMAATHPIRYSSVNETELFKCSKPSNFGISNLCDSSSKPQHSDSCSTSVGKREINEMRQTLKTPKIIIYVPEEETTE